A stretch of DNA from Scleropages formosus chromosome 13, fSclFor1.1, whole genome shotgun sequence:
TACATTCAGTCGTTTTGCAGCAGGATCATCTTGAGAGATTGAGCCCTTCTTTGGAAGTAGAGTGGAGATACAGATCTGTGTGTCCATCCTCAGTGCACAGAGGCAGAACAAGCGACTGGGCTAAAAGGGTCCTTTTAGCTTTTAATTCCATGGCAAGCACACCCTCGTGCTGCTGTTTCCAAGTATAAAGCAGCTGGTATTCCCTTAGCTCATGTTCACAGTATTCTTCGCTATCTTATTCCGGGTTGGCGTGTCATTGCTGGTCTTGAAGACCTGCTATGCGgaccacttttctttttatctcTTTGATTTCTCCATTCATTGGGTTTGACAAAGTATTTAATTAAATACTGATCTGGGTTTTATGTCTCTGCTTTATGTGCTTTGGAAAGAGACTAAAAGGTGGATGTTGAAGGTGTGTTTGCTCTCCAGAGGCGACTGAACCTCAGAACTCAACTCGTGCTTCTTAATTTGTTCAATTATCTAGCTGTTCTGGGGCCTTAAACAATTAACTAAATatctaattaattttaattatgttgAGCACTAATCTGCACCACCAGTTTGCCTAAGGGCCACTAATTATCAAAAGTGACTTAAAGAAAGGCAACGCCGTATTTTTCATGAACGCAAACATACCTTAAACCGTAACAGCTGAGGAACTGTTTTCACGAAGGGCGAGCAGTAAATCCGTGAAAAGAGATGTTAAACTCTGATCAGAAACCAAGGAGCAGTGCAGTCAGATCTTATTAAATTTGAATGTGGTTGAAACCAGACCAGCCGAAAGCACAGTGGGTCCCCAAGACTGGGACTGAGAAAACTGGTCGGAAGTGGATTATTATTTGAATCTATTGAGAGGAGTCAGTTTGTCTGCCCGGTAGTGGCGGCATTCATGAATAAAGACCAACCCTCTGTAGGCCTGGTCTGTTGATATATTTGGACTGCTCGTCTGACTGGTGTGGGCTTGCGGTCTCTCTCCACACTCTCCGCACAGCTGCAGCTCAAGCAGGCCATAAAGCTGGGCACCCCCCCAGCCCTCATCTGCCGGAAGAAGGGGGAAGATGCGGGGGCTCTTTCTGAGGATGATGGCCTGCCCTGCAGCCCTCCTGAGATCTCCACCCTGCACACCGTTCTGGCCGGCCCATCTCATGCGGTACATCCATCGTGACCGCAGCCCCATTCCACTGTCTCCATACCGCGAGGATTTTTACTCTCTGACCACACCCCTTTCACATTTCATCTCCATTGATAAGTTAGTTATTCCCTGACCTCACCTCTATTCCACCATCTCCACTCCGACAGGTTGATCACTTCCCGACCGCACCCCTTTTCCACTCCATCTACATTTTGATAGGGTGGTTGTTCTTTGACCACCACTTTCCCTCTATCTCCATCCTGACAAGTTGGTTACTTCTGACCGCACTTCTTTTCCACTCATCCTCCATTCTAATAGGATGGTTACTTTGTTACCACACCCCTTTCCCACTCCATTTCCATTCCTATAGGATGGTCCAGCCCTGACCACACCCCTTTCCCACCATCCTTACACTGCTATATGGTATAGTTATACCTCAAAGTTCCTACAAAACACCCAGGAGCCACATCCAGACCTTCTGCTATACTAATTGCAATGATGTGTCTCATAACAACAAGGTGATGTAAATAGCCCTGGCCACTGAAGAAGATGATTATTGTGCTGAGGCATGCTGGGTAATGCCAAGGTTCATGTCTGCTTGCTGAGTGATGCTTTTGTATCCCTGTCTGCTCCTCACAGCACTCCAACCCGGTTCAAAGAACCAGCTCCCTCAGCCTGGAGGGGTTCGACAGCGATGACGACCAGGTATCCTTGGAAACTCGATTCCGCGAAGCAATGCACCGTGGGAAAAGTCTCAGTAGACAGTGTGACAGTGTAGAACCAGTAGGATGTGGAGCCAGATTACATCTGGCAGCAAGTGTACCGTGATTGCGTCCTGCCACGTTCCTCTTGTGGCCTCGAAGGAGGTGACCGATCACGTGTCTTCGGTTGATTTTTCATAAAGCTGCTTCAAATGACTTTTCCATACTTTGCGGAACAGAGAGctcaacttcaaaaaaaaaaaccggagGCCATAACAGGCGGTTGTATGACTGGATTCTCTTTTAAGCGGTCACATTTGTGACACAGTGTGGTAAACGTGCATAAAAGAAGCAGGGGAGTTTGCACATGTGCTGCGTGGAATTTTCACCGTGACTTCACAATGATGTACGATTGCTCGATCCTACGCCCAGTGCCGGGGATGGAAGTAATGGATGACTCCCGTGGGGGGGTGTCTCAAAGTGTGTGAGCCACTCGAGGCAGACTGGGGCATGGAGGCAGATGGAGTAGTGCTCCTCGGCGTACATAGCGGCATCTTGCCCCCAGAAGAGGGTTCCCGACCAGATAACCACAGGAATCTCTTTCGCTCTACGTGTCATTGCTCTCTCACTGTCGGAACATCCAGAAGAGCCTAACGAAATGAGCCCCTACAAAGTGTTTGCTACGAAGCGCTTGCTtgcttgttttgctttgtcCCTTCTGAGGGATAAGGAATTTCACACACAGAACACGTCTAGTAAGTCTCCCCTTAAGCGCGTGGTTCGATAGCGCGCGCTGGGAGGACCATGAGGACACACGCCAGCAGGTACAGCAAAGTCCTCGAGGTGTTCGGATGTGCTCTGAGAGAGGATTACTTCGGGAGCTGCGAGGAAACGCCACTGCGATTGTCGAACGCCGGAAGGTCGAAGAAGTAGTGAAAAGTACAAACTTGTAGGAAGGAGAATCCAGATACAGCTTCTTAATTCTGCATCCAAGACAAACGGTGGATGCTGCTGACCATGGCTGCAGTGTTTGCGGCAGCTGTTGCCACTCCGACATCGTGTTGaccaggggtgggggggggcgctggggtgggggtgaggttTACAATAAGGGATGGAAGGACTCTGGGGTTCCTGCACGTCCCGGCTGTGTTCCCGTGGGAACGCCGCAAAAACTAGGGGACTGTGGGGTTGGGGAGcaaggagggatgggggggtgggggggcggttGGAGTTCCCACCAACAGtcaaatgtgtttactttccGTTAAAAGAGATCACCAGAAGTGCAGCTTGCTAGAgctgcccccccacacacacccactcacacaGAGATAAATTATAATAGAGACACATAAGAAATGCTGACATATTTACACAGATCCACGCAAAAAATATCTATCTTCATATGCATACGTATGTGCAGATACACACGTTTTTGTACGTAACATAGACGTGCGCAGATGGAGGATCTctccacattcacacacacaaacacacacgccgAGTACGCATACTTGTGCAATCTCCAAACAGCCAGCGGAATGTTTAGCCTCGTGTTTCAGCCGTGGCCAAATGTTACTGAGCTGCAGAGCCTCCGATTCCCATCCTCGGTCCCCACGGTAGAGACGTTGACACGGCAGAAGTGCTTTTTCCAGCTATTTCCAGCGTGTTTCTGACGGATTTACGGTCACCGCGCTCAACTTCGGGAGCTCTTGTTGGAGCGTCCGTGTGGTCTGGTGGCTCTCCAGCAGAGCTCTGACGGCGTAGGAGGAACTCGGAGGACGCTTCATCCGCAGCTGGCGCTTCTGCGTCCGTGAAGGAGGCCGATCTTGCGCTAATGCTCGCGTACCGCTGCTTCTCCCCGTTCCGGGCGATCCGTCCCCGCAGAACTGTCCACGTCTACCAAGTCGGCTCCAAGAACACAGTTTGGGTCCATATACACCAGTGAGATGTGCTTCCATGAAAACTGTGAGCTGAAGTTTGTCTCCGGTTCAATTACTGGTATTGAGCGAAATgaaaatacactggctcctcgtgttACGAGCGCTCCGGTTACAGATTCCTCATGATACAAAcgtttccagtgttttttctgCACTCGTCtcttttatataattttagtCTCGAATGAAAGTGACCTGCATTTACCCGCAtagctgatagatggcagtaatgAGCACCGGTCAGAATCGGCGTGTGGGGCCTCCTTAATTCTCCTCTTCTGCACAGTGTTCACAGTTGGCGTCTCGTACTCCCGAGTGTCCATCATCagtaacaaaatgacaaattttgtcattttttaagaGCTGAATCAGTCAATAATCAACGTCAAACACCAGTTTGTGGCGGTAACATTTTTAGTTTCACTTTTTAAGCTAGttgtaatgttaatgtaactTGAAGTTAATAGTCttacagagtttttttttttaatcgtagCCATATCTAAGAAACACAACCCAGCTGGGAAATATCTCGAGGGGCACTATGTATTACTGATTGGGACTTATTTGTAAATGTGACGCTGGGATTTCGaacaaagtaaattacaaacagacttctggttccCATTATGTTCAAAAGAAGAGTACCAGACCAGTGCagatctaaccctaaccctacccaaCTAAGTTTTACTTGTCTTTGGGTCAACAGGTGGGACACAGTAAGCACTTCAAAGGGGAGTTATTTTTAGCACTAATGGTCTTACCTCATAATAGCAATATTTTAGTACTTAGCATGGTACTTATTTAGCTGGAAGGTCTTTGTGTGGCATGTATGATCTTTTTTCTTCCCATCAACAATTTGAGGGGATCTTCAATTCTCTCTCCAATTCTCTTCTCGAGCAGATGTCCTTCGAGGCCTCCTCCAGGCCAATGAGTCCTCCCCGCTATCCCCCAGCGGACTTCAGCCGGCCGGCCACCCCCTCCGCTTGTTTGGACAGCTCTGCCGCCCGGCACCGCATCGCCGTCAAGCACAGGGCCTGTGCCAAGCGGAAGCCTGCCAGCGTAAGGCCTCCGAGGAGATGCTCCGCTCAAGCGTTCGCACCTCCGTTTCCATGGCATTTTGAGAGCTCAAAGTTTGTCAGATGTCCTGCAGCAAACCCTAACATTGTCGAGCCACGCTTGGTCTTTAAAAATGAACCCGTCGCTGCTGTCTTGTGCAGTAATTGCACGGTACACCCTGAGACCATCCTGATGTCATGCTGACGTTTGCATTTCTGGTTTTGGCGATCATGACCAGCGCCTGTTTTTCCCTTTCAGAAGcagctgctggagagcagcaaATTGAGGGCCGCGGGTAAAGAAGTGCCTCCGGAGTTCAGGGACCGTCATGATACAGACGGAGCGGAATCTTCCTCCGAGAAGGAAAAACCAGAAGGTACCAGAACGGTGGCAGCCTTGTTCATTGCTTATCCTTTGAATCATAAACcctgcatttgttttatattaattatgCTGTCAGATTAGCAGTTAGTAATGAGACTAGTAGAAGTAATTGGTGGTACACCAGATGTTGGGTTACTCTTACGGAGCTGCTGGATTGCAGGTTCTCTGGCAGATGAGGTGATCCAACAGATGGATGCTGATGTGGAGGAGACTGAGGGGGAAGAGGTCACACCTGAGGATGGCCCGTCTGTTGCAGTGAGCTCAGAAGACAAACCGGCTGGCTCGGATCAGTACTCCGATGAGCCGGAGGACCGGAGAGCTCCAGAAGCaacctcctgctcctcctcctgctcttcatcCGTGGCTGATTCAGAGGAGTTCCTCCCAGCTCTTTCCTCGGTCCCACAAAGGTCCCTTAGGACTCCATCTCCAGAGGCCATCTCCCAAGAGTCCCTGGCCTCCTCTGAACCCGCGACTGGACAAGACACGGAATGCGAGCTGGAGTTTGAGTGCGAACCCACTGTAGAAGAGTCTGGCTCACTGCTGCTGGAAGTGCTGAGCTCCTTAGAACGACCCCTGACCACTGAGTTTGGACTTCAGCCTGACACAGAGGttctggaaaacacaaaaactgatgGAATGGCAGCCGAGCAGTTCGAAAAACCAGCACCATCCTCACCTGTTTCAGAGCACCACTTGGTGGTGGAGGTGGGCAGTGACACCTCCTGCGTGGCTGTAGAAGAAGAGTCAGATGTAGAGGAAAAACTGTCTGAGGAAGAGGAGTGTATGCAGTTGGTGGAGGCTGTTGAGGCAGATGAGGGAGCAGAAAGTCTTGTCATAGTAGAGCAAAGTCTTCCTAGTGAaggtgaagaagaggaagaaacaaaAGAGGACGAAGATGAGGTGATAGTAGACTCTGCTTCTGAAACCCAGGAGCACAAAGACTCGGAGATGTTTGAGTTGGTGTCCGAAGCCGACCTTGCAGATGATGGAATTATGCAGGGAGGTGATGATTTGGAGTTTGAAGCTGGTAACGCGTCAGACCTGGAGGCTGTCGCTGACCTGACCATTGGAGGTCTTGAAGACGACACGCAGCCCTCAGTTGAAGGCTTGACTACAGAAGATCATGAAGAGCCCGAGGAACCCAACCAAGGCATCCTCAGCCAAATGTCCACTCCTGGTGTCAGTCCAGAGCAGGGTCTGGAAAACACTAATGCCCAAGAGGACTGCGAGGAAAGTTCATCCTCTCCCGAGCAGAGCAGAGTGAGGTTCACTATTGTCCCGGCTTGGCAGAGGTCACTTTCGGGAGGAAGCTTCAAAGAGCCAACCTTCATGCAACCCATTGCACCCGAGGCATTCGAACCATGTCCTGGCGAATTGGAGTCCCCTGCCGATAAGGAAGAACCACAGGGCCCCACCAAGGCCGACTCCACCGCAAGCCCTGGGCAGAGCCAGAGAccagcttctccacctcctgccAGAGACCCCACCCaacaggaggaggacagggcTGAGACCCCGTTCGGGGTGAGGCTGAGGAAGACTTCGCTGCGGAGCCTGCGCTACGGAAGTGAGGACTCAGGAGAGGCTCCCGGGTCCCCTGGGCCTGTGGAGCCCACCGAAGCACCAAGGGCCCTCCCGGGCACCAAGCCGGTGCTGCCCAAGAAACCGGAGTTGCCGGATGACGGTGCAGCCAAGTTGAAGAGAACATCAGGTACAGTCTCCCAGCTGCAGCCAAGTGTTAATAAACCACTTTTTATACATATCATAGCGAAAGTAAAAATTTCTGACACATCCCTTAATTCGCCAGACATGTTTGGTTTGTCCGAAAATGCATGGCATGTCTGtgttcaaacagaaaagaaacataATTCTTCATATCATATTGGACCTTCATGTGGATCATAAAAGGGCGCAAGCGCTTTGAGTTGCACTGTTATAAATATGTCTGATCacatatttagctgaaattCTGTGAAGTCAAAAGACTCTTTGATGAGGAGATCGCCCTTTGGAGCTGCGCGGTGATCATCACCAGATGGGTGCTTTTCAGAGGAACGTGCTGGAACTTCTGACCCCGTTCCGACGTAACGAACTGCAGCGAAGCCCCGTAGTGTCATTTTAGCGAGTGACACAGCAAGGCAGCTGTGTGTGGGGACGCTGCTGTCTCGAGCGCTGTCAAACGCGTCCCCTGCGTGTCTGTCTCCCTTTAATACTCTTAAAACCTGCTCCTTCAGTTTCTTGCATCCCCAGAAGAGCTGAATCTGTCTCCTGAGATGCGGGGAGTCCTGATTCGCTCCGGTGTGTTTCAGACGTGACGCACGCAGAGCCTCTCGGAGGGAATTCGGCTGCACCCAGCTGGATCTCCGTTGccaagcaaaagcaaaaaatctACAAAGAGAACTCTCTGGAGGAGATCCCTGTGAGGAAGGGCACATGCGAGAAGGTAAATTTCACCTGATTgcccattttaaaatgaaggcTCCATGAGAATGAGGGGTGGTACCTTCCGGCGAGGTGGCAAAATCCTTTCCGGTTTGGTCTTTGCCTCAGTTTAACAATAGCCATGGTAATCCCGTAATCGCCTTGACCGGTATCAGAGGTCCAGGTCTGGAAAGGCTTACGTAACCTTTCCTCCTGTCTCATTTTCGCACGACTCTTACGGTTTCCGCACAATGTTTCCGTCAACGCTCCGGTACTGCACTTTGAGTAGACTCTTCCCAGTCACAGCTCATCTACTCACACACGTTACTTGcaaatttgaaacaaaacacaaggtGCTCCTTTTCCGGACAATCGAACGACGTGTGCGTGGTACGTGTTTCATCGTGCGGTGCGGTAAAACGTGGCACGGTCGCAGTACCGATTTTGGCTGATCTGTCACTAATGACTCCTGTTTCTCACGCACACTTTTTAAGGATTCACCTTTCAGGAAAAGCTCACTGCCTGTTTTGGTGAGATCGACCAACAAGAATTCAGGTCCACCTACGACAGGTATGTCGCTCCTCTCAGAAAATCTgcatatgtgtttatttaaatccCTGGTACATCTGCGGACTGCGCAGTCAGCGGCGTGCACTGCTGCCCCCGTGTGGACAAATACGTGTAGCGCATATTGGCCAAAACAGGATATGACACCGTGTGTTGATGATGAGGGCGATGGGGGGATTAATTAGCGTTGTCGTTATACAGCCGGTCTTCCGCCGGCAGTCCCGTGCTCTCAGGAGATCTCCAAAGCCACGCCCCCAGATAAAGATGTGAAGAGAACCATGACCACCCCCTCGCCTGCAGCCCTTGGCCAGGAGGAGCCCCCCTGGCTGGCGCTGGCAAAGAAGAAGGCCAAGGCCTGGAGCGAGATGCCCCAGATCGTGCAGTGATTCTGCAGGAAGTACCATCCCTGCCCCCCTCCTAGACACAGGACACGGATGTGTTTGCGCTCATAAGCGCGGTCAGACGCCGGGTTCGAGATGGCACGCACGTCCGCATCTGAAAATATATTGCGAGTGGGGCTAAAGAGCACCCTcccacccactcacacacagccGACACCCCACCTGTGGCACCTCACCCCACTCTGACAGAAATGTGAGTCCCCCCACACAGGTGTGTTAGACTGTTTCGATGACTCCtacatgtgtgtgcgcgtacgcgtgtgtgtgtgcgtgtgcaagAGTGCGCTACCTTCACACAGACACGCGTCTTTCATATACATCTTTCACAGTTGTTTTTTGGGGGAGAAGAAGGCAGTCAGCGAATGAAAATGTGATCGGAGggtatctttgtatttatttcttttaatctgttaatctttgttttttgttctatttttctATTGCCTCTTCAAGTGCACAAGCAATCATGTTGTGACCTGTATATAACATAtccagtaaaatatatatatatatatcaagtGTTTTGCTTTCTATGAAATCACTATGCTGTCCCAAAACCTACTATACTGTGCAGTGAATTACTCGAAACGGGTAATTTGTAGaagaattcatttttaaactgcaaCTGATTGATATGTTTCTACACTTTCCGTTTGTAAGGTTCCAGGGTTTTCTAGAGTATGCTTTTAAAAATCTcaaagtgaatgttttttttttttttttacctgaaaaaacttttttttcactgatacatcaaaaaagttttcagtgatatttttttaagtaagaaaatttttaactaatttcagtttaattcattGTTCACCTTGAATAAAATCTGtttgaaatgaactgaaatataCCTGTTGGTCAGGGTGTAGTGACACCCCCCTTAGTGGTCATAACATTGACAGCAGGGATTATTAATGTTACGAATAAACTTTATATGCTTCATACTGTATGTTGACGATGTGAGACTTTTCTGTGCCTTTATTTAGCATCGCGTTCTGAAAAAGATGATTATCTTCGTGTGGAATTTGAGTCATGGATGAAATGATAGGAAGTGACACTGTGAAGTATAGATGGATTCAAATGGGCTGCAGTACAACTGTCGCCCGCTAGAGGGCACTGCGACCCATGAAAAGAGCCCTACAGAAAACACTTCTGCTAAGCAGTTTGGCGCCTCGTGCCCAGGAGTTTTACCATGTCTGTGTCCACTCGTgtttacatgacatttacatttatttatttagcaaatatGGGGGCCATGGTGACGCAgcgggcttgccctgtgcctgctccctggtgggtctggggttcgagttctgcttggggtgctttgcgatggactggcgtcccgtcctgggtgtatcccctccccctccggccttgcgccctgtgttaggctccggttcgccacgactccgcttgggacaagcggtttcagtcagtgtgtgtgtgttcatttagcagacacttttctctaaagcaactcccaatgaactctgtagtgttatgggaccacacaccttattcaccgcggtaacttacactgctagatacactacttacactgggtcactcatccatacatcagtggaacacacacacacacacacactatggggaacctgaacagcatgtctttggactgtgagaggaaaccagagcacccaaagacttacactgctaaatacactacctacactgggtcactcattcatacatcagtggaacacacacactctctctgtcactcacacactgtaaattgtaataaagtgtttaaattGTCGGTTagaaacaatgaaatgttttggaaaCGTGACCAGGGGAGAACAGTGAGCTGCGTTTGAGCTCTGACTCTATGACTGTTGTGCGAGCTCATTTGGGTCTTCAAATATTAACCTTATTAATTATTGCCttaatgttttgttgttttactgGGGACAGAAAACACcttttttcactctgttttcCAGCCTGTGTGTAACACTGTAGTAAACCCGCGTGTTTCCGGTCGCTCCCCGTTACACCCCTGCTGACCGCTGTGTGACCACCGTGGTATTAGTGTCCCCTTGCGGAGAATGGGGCAAAGGGCCGTGCTGGAGTACGAACGGCCTGTCCCGAGCTTAGTGTGAAAGCATTACCGTAGTACGGCGCTATGGTGCTACCAAACTACTGTTACTTTAGCATGATGCAGTGTTACAGGGTTATAGCATTACCATGGTACCATGGTACCGCATTACAGTGTTACGCCCTTGCGACGGTACATCATTAACGTGTTACATTACCACGGTAGAGCATCACAGTGCTTTATTACCATGTCACAGTGTTCCAATGTTATTTTACCATGGTGGAGGATCAGTGTTACCATGTTGCACTACCTTGGTATAGTGCTATATTTACACATCGCACTGTTACAGCGTTATACCATGGTAGACAGTTATGGTCTTATGTTACCGTATCACAGTTTTACAGTGTTGTTACCATGATGCAATGTCAGTGTGCTACAGCACTGCGACGACAGCATGAAGACAGCTGTCACAGCACTGCAGTTTTCTCATATTACCGTGTTACTGCGTTACAGTGCCTGGCACCCCTCCTGGGCGTAATGGGTGCGGAAGAGAAAGGTCAAGCTCGGGGTCACCGGCTGAGCGGTTAAGGGCCTGCGCCGCTtctataatcaataaaaacGGGTGCGGTTTTGATCACTCGGCGTGCTCTCTCGAACCCTCGGCCGCTGCGTGTGCGAAGGGCTCTGTGACATTTCACGTTTCGCTGCAGAAAGCAGTACGACGGGAGGAGATCATCAGGCTCCCGGCGACCCGCACCACTCAAGATGCTTTCCGAACATCACACGGCAGTCCGTACGGAGTCGCGGTTCCCGGGCCCGTTCCTCAGCGCCGACAGTCATCCGCGACGTGCTCCGGGTTACACAACCGCGTGACTCACCCCGGCCTCGTTAGTCGGGAGAACGAGACACGAAACGGATGCGGCGTGAGGGCGCGGTTACATAAACCGAGGTCATCCGTCGTCGGAGTGAAAATGAGACGCTTGGATTTCCTGCTCAAcgcacagcggcgcagcggggAAAAGGCTGTGCTACGCGATGAACAGCGACAGGGCGAGGGGGGGTGCATCCACTGGGAGCGGGGTGCAAATCCTTTCTGCGTCGCCACAGCCCACGGATGTCCAAGCCCCTCCCCCGGCGCGTGGCGATGGTGCGTTTACAAGCGTGTCCCATAACCC
This window harbors:
- the LOC108923174 gene encoding uncharacterized protein KIAA1211-like isoform X3, which encodes MNGRDRAALPLLLDCNIMASGLPDVTANQEPGDSAGDCPGKKKSKFQTFKNFFVRKKRKEAGAPAAESSLKASQSTDNVAAPEPSTARSDTGGGSGCKVTMGNKAMSHDSVFVADTPSSDANEGLASSQDSIHGKVKSLQLQLKQAIKLGTPPALICRKKGEDAGALSEDDGLPCSPPEISTLHTVLAGPSHAHSNPVQRTSSLSLEGFDSDDDQMSFEASSRPMSPPRYPPADFSRPATPSACLDSSAARHRIAVKHRACAKRKPASQLLESSKLRAAGKEVPPEFRDRHDTDGAESSSEKEKPEGSLADEVIQQMDADVEETEGEEVTPEDGPSVAVSSEDKPAGSDQYSDEPEDRRAPEATSCSSSCSSSVADSEEFLPALSSVPQRSLRTPSPEAISQESLASSEPATGQDTECELEFECEPTVEESGSLLLEVLSSLERPLTTEFGLQPDTEVLENTKTDGMAAEQFEKPAPSSPVSEHHLVVEVGSDTSCVAVEEESDVEEKLSEEEECMQLVEAVEADEGAESLVIVEQSLPSEGEEEEETKEDEDEVIVDSASETQEHKDSEMFELVSEADLADDGIMQGGDDLEFEAGNASDLEAVADLTIGGLEDDTQPSVEGLTTEDHEEPEEPNQGILSQMSTPGVSPEQGLENTNAQEDCEESSSSPEQSRVRFTIVPAWQRSLSGGSFKEPTFMQPIAPEAFEPCPGELESPADKEEPQGPTKADSTASPGQSQRPASPPPARDPTQQEEDRAETPFGVRLRKTSLRSLRYGSEDSGEAPGSPGPVEPTEAPRALPGTKPVLPKKPELPDDGAAKLKRTSDVTHAEPLGGNSAAPSWISVAKQKQKIYKENSLEEIPVRKGTCEKDSPFRKSSLPVLVRSTNKNSGPPTTAGLPPAVPCSQEISKATPPDKDVKRTMTTPSPAALGQEEPPWLALAKKKAKAWSEMPQIVQ
- the LOC108923174 gene encoding uncharacterized protein KIAA1211-like isoform X1; its protein translation is MNGRDRAALPLLLDCNIMASGLPDVTANQEPGDSAGDCPGKKKSKFQTFKNFFVRKKRKEAGAPAAESSLKASQSTDNVAAPEPSTARSDTGGGSGCKVTMGNKAMSHDSVFVADTPSSDANEGLASSQDSIHGKVKSLQLQLKQAIKLGTPPALICRKKGEDAGALSEDDGLPCSPPEISTLHTVLAGPSHAHSNPVQRTSSLSLEGFDSDDDQMSFEASSRPMSPPRYPPADFSRPATPSACLDSSAARHRIAVKHRACAKRKPASKQLLESSKLRAAGKEVPPEFRDRHDTDGAESSSEKEKPEGSLADEVIQQMDADVEETEGEEVTPEDGPSVAVSSEDKPAGSDQYSDEPEDRRAPEATSCSSSCSSSVADSEEFLPALSSVPQRSLRTPSPEAISQESLASSEPATGQDTECELEFECEPTVEESGSLLLEVLSSLERPLTTEFGLQPDTEVLENTKTDGMAAEQFEKPAPSSPVSEHHLVVEVGSDTSCVAVEEESDVEEKLSEEEECMQLVEAVEADEGAESLVIVEQSLPSEGEEEEETKEDEDEVIVDSASETQEHKDSEMFELVSEADLADDGIMQGGDDLEFEAGNASDLEAVADLTIGGLEDDTQPSVEGLTTEDHEEPEEPNQGILSQMSTPGVSPEQGLENTNAQEDCEESSSSPEQSRVRFTIVPAWQRSLSGGSFKEPTFMQPIAPEAFEPCPGELESPADKEEPQGPTKADSTASPGQSQRPASPPPARDPTQQEEDRAETPFGVRLRKTSLRSLRYGSEDSGEAPGSPGPVEPTEAPRALPGTKPVLPKKPELPDDGAAKLKRTSDVTHAEPLGGNSAAPSWISVAKQKQKIYKENSLEEIPVRKGTCEKDSPFRKSSLPVLVRSTNKNSGPPTTAGLPPAVPCSQEISKATPPDKDVKRTMTTPSPAALGQEEPPWLALAKKKAKAWSEMPQIVQ
- the LOC108923174 gene encoding uncharacterized protein KIAA1211-like isoform X4 is translated as MTEAEFQADCNIMASGLPDVTANQEPGDSAGDCPGKKKSKFQTFKNFFVRKKRKEAGAPAAESSLKASQSTDNVAAPEPSTARSDTGGGSGCKVTMGNKAMSHDSVFVADTPSSDANEGLASSQDSIHGKVKSLQLQLKQAIKLGTPPALICRKKGEDAGALSEDDGLPCSPPEISTLHTVLAGPSHAHSNPVQRTSSLSLEGFDSDDDQMSFEASSRPMSPPRYPPADFSRPATPSACLDSSAARHRIAVKHRACAKRKPASKQLLESSKLRAAGKEVPPEFRDRHDTDGAESSSEKEKPEGSLADEVIQQMDADVEETEGEEVTPEDGPSVAVSSEDKPAGSDQYSDEPEDRRAPEATSCSSSCSSSVADSEEFLPALSSVPQRSLRTPSPEAISQESLASSEPATGQDTECELEFECEPTVEESGSLLLEVLSSLERPLTTEFGLQPDTEVLENTKTDGMAAEQFEKPAPSSPVSEHHLVVEVGSDTSCVAVEEESDVEEKLSEEEECMQLVEAVEADEGAESLVIVEQSLPSEGEEEEETKEDEDEVIVDSASETQEHKDSEMFELVSEADLADDGIMQGGDDLEFEAGNASDLEAVADLTIGGLEDDTQPSVEGLTTEDHEEPEEPNQGILSQMSTPGVSPEQGLENTNAQEDCEESSSSPEQSRVRFTIVPAWQRSLSGGSFKEPTFMQPIAPEAFEPCPGELESPADKEEPQGPTKADSTASPGQSQRPASPPPARDPTQQEEDRAETPFGVRLRKTSLRSLRYGSEDSGEAPGSPGPVEPTEAPRALPGTKPVLPKKPELPDDGAAKLKRTSDVTHAEPLGGNSAAPSWISVAKQKQKIYKENSLEEIPVRKGTCEKDSPFRKSSLPVLVRSTNKNSGPPTTAGLPPAVPCSQEISKATPPDKDVKRTMTTPSPAALGQEEPPWLALAKKKAKAWSEMPQIVQ